The nucleotide window CACCGCGCCTTCCACCAGGCGCTGTACCGGGCCTCGCACAACGACGTCCTCATCCGTCTCCTGGACGACCTGTGGGACAAGTCCGACCGCTACCGGCGCCTCGGCCTCGAACTCCCGCCCGGTGACGAACCCCGCACCCGGGACCTTGAGGAACACCATCAGCTTGTCTCCCTGATCGTAAACGGCCGCGCCGCCGAAGCCGCCCAGCTGATGCGAGGCCACATCACCCACAGCCTCACAGCCACCGCGATCAGCGCCCTCGAAGACCGCGAGGGCATCCGCGTGACGTGACGCGCGGCGACCGGCGCCGTCGTGGTGCATGAGGGGAGAGGACTGATGGGAGTGCGTGAGCTGGAGTATTTCCTGGCAGTCGTCGACTCCAGCAGCTTCAAGTCTCGCAGTAACACCTGGGCCCTCATATGGTGTTTAGCGGTCTGCCTGCAGCCACTCTGACGGACAGCACGTGTGGTCACAAACGAGTGGGGATCCGCTTCCACGCGTCATTGCGATGCCGACGCCGGAACAACGATCGCAGCCCCGGTCCCACAGTCCGTACCGATGGGTCACGCCGCGCCATAGTGCACCGTCCGGATCCACCAAGGTATTCCGGCGATCAACTGTCGCCCGGGACCAGGTCTCCGGCATTCCCGCTTCTCGCCCCCGGCAACAACGGCTCCAGCCGAGCCCACCGCCCCGTTGGGCACATCACGCCCCACGATCGCTGATCATCGTCCGCCCAAGATCTACCTTCGCAACACGTCCCAGCTACCGCACCAACGGCAAGTGAGCTCCGGCCCGCGCGCATCGCAAGAAGCCCCGGCCTCCCGGAACAAGGGACGACGTGCCGTGCCAGACGCCGGCAAGACAGCGCCCGGTGGCACCACAAGCTGACGCATGGAGCAGAACGGTCCAATCGCCCTTGACCTCCGCCCCCAGAACGCCCATCAATCATTCGCTACAGGCCACAGAAGCCGCAGCTCAGAGGCACTCCGGCTCGCCGACCCGCTCTCCTGCCTCCATACAGAGGACAGTCGCTGGCGCGCATCCGCTAGGCTGTCCCTGGTCGGCCGTTGGTACGTCGCACTGTCTGCTCAGGTGACTGTGCGGAGAGCGTCGCACTACGTCTGACCAGCGGGCTTGTGCTCCTCGTCGAAAATCCGACGCCTGGATTTTCAGCAAGGTTTCCACAAGCCCCCGCCTTCGTAGCTCAGGGGATAGAGCACCGCTCTCCTAAAGCGGGTGTCGCAGGTTCGAATCCTGCCGGGGGCACCAGCGCAAAGGCCCCGGACCGATCTTGGTCCGGGGCCTTTGACATCCACTTCTGACATCAACGGGGGCGGTCACTCACAACCGGCCGCCGCTTGAGCAGGCGATCCATGTGGCTGATCGCCTCGCGCTGGGTGTCCTGCACGACGTGTGTGTACACGTCCATGGTGATGCTGATCTGACTGTGCCCGAGGATCTCCATGACGACGCGGGGCGCGACTCCGGCAGCCGTGAGGAGGGTGGCCGTGCCATGCCGAGCGTCATGCAACCGGATCACGCGAAGGCCGGCGGACTCGGCGACGCGGGTGAAGGAGCGGTAGACGTTCCGAGGCTCGACCTGGCGACCGGTACGGGTGGTGAAGACGTACCCCGACTCCTGCCACTGCTCCCCCGCCTTGGCGCGTGCAGCGGACTGCCGCATGCGGTGCCAGCGCAGCGGGGCGATACAGAGCGCGGGAAGCGGGACGACACGTCGACGGCGGCTCTTGGGGTCGTCGTCGTACAGGACGCCACGGCGCCGCTGGGTCTGCTGGCGGACGTAGAGCATGCGGTTTTCAAGGTCGAGGTCGGACCAGCGGAGACCGATGATCTCTCCCCTCCGCAGGCCCATGGCGATGGCAAGCACGAAGGCCGCGTAGAGGGGGTCTTTGCGGGATGCGGCGAGGAAGGTGAGCGTCTCGTCCAGGCTCCAGGGATTCATCTCCCGGTTGTCCGTACGGGGCGGCTCGACGAGCTTGGCGACGTTGCGCGT belongs to Streptomyces graminofaciens and includes:
- a CDS encoding tyrosine-type recombinase/integrase, whose product is MAGQRKRNPNGAGTITKRKDGRYQCAVYVLQPDGTRARKFAYGKTWQECDTKRRELLAKADQGVPVPTRSAKLSEWLPYWLDNVIKPRRKLSTYDKYESHVRLYLVPLLGSKRLESLAVADVRGFLVRLEKETTAATAKESHRVLRSALSSACREELITRNVAKLVEPPRTDNREMNPWSLDETLTFLAASRKDPLYAAFVLAIAMGLRRGEIIGLRWSDLDLENRMLYVRQQTQRRRGVLYDDDPKSRRRRVVPLPALCIAPLRWHRMRQSAARAKAGEQWQESGYVFTTRTGRQVEPRNVYRSFTRVAESAGLRVIRLHDARHGTATLLTAAGVAPRVVMEILGHSQISITMDVYTHVVQDTQREAISHMDRLLKRRPVVSDRPR